From one Chryseobacterium sp. 3008163 genomic stretch:
- a CDS encoding cold-shock protein, whose protein sequence is MQQGTVKFFNETKGFGFITPSTGGQDVFVHTSGLVDNIRENDVVTFDLQNGNKGVNAVNVKIA, encoded by the coding sequence ATGCAACAAGGAACAGTAAAATTCTTTAACGAAACTAAAGGATTTGGTTTTATTACTCCATCTACAGGTGGTCAAGACGTTTTCGTACATACTTCAGGTTTGGTAGATAACATTCGTGAAAATGATGTCGTAACATTCGATTTACAAAATGGAAACAAAGGTGTTAATGCAGTTAACGTTAAAATAGCGTAA
- a CDS encoding Crp/Fnr family transcriptional regulator, with product MFENIIKNVTRFIDLNTVEEKFFTDLLVCETIPKKTILLREGEVCQFEGFIHKGCLRAYYLDDNGFEVTILFAIEDWWISDIASFQDQKPSNLYIETIEDSEILMLNPTTKEKLLQEIPKFERVFRMLVQRNLFTLQNRLVNTISKSASDRYLEFIKVYPTIPQRVAQYYIASYLGVSKEFVSTIRKRLATKEK from the coding sequence ATGTTTGAAAATATTATCAAGAACGTTACCCGTTTCATCGATCTAAACACTGTTGAAGAAAAATTCTTTACTGATTTATTAGTTTGTGAAACGATTCCCAAGAAAACAATTTTATTGCGTGAAGGAGAAGTTTGTCAGTTTGAAGGCTTCATTCACAAAGGTTGTTTAAGGGCTTACTATCTTGATGATAATGGTTTTGAAGTGACGATTTTGTTTGCCATCGAAGATTGGTGGATTAGTGATATCGCTTCATTCCAAGACCAAAAACCTTCCAATTTATATATAGAAACCATCGAAGATTCAGAGATCCTTATGCTGAATCCGACAACCAAAGAAAAATTACTGCAAGAAATCCCGAAATTCGAAAGAGTTTTCAGAATGTTGGTTCAGAGAAATCTGTTTACCCTTCAAAACCGTCTGGTGAATACCATTTCCAAAAGTGCATCAGACCGATATCTGGAATTTATAAAAGTATATCCAACGATTCCACAACGAGTTGCGCAGTATTATATTGCATCTTATCTGGGAGTTTCTAAAGAATTTGTAAGTACAATTAGAAAGCGTCTGGCGACTAAAGAGAAATAA
- the bioA gene encoding adenosylmethionine--8-amino-7-oxononanoate transaminase has product MNLQERDRAVNWHPYTQMKTADDIIPIIKGKGVYLFDDQGNKYIDAVSSWWVTLHGHAHPYIAQRVSEQLNTLEQVIFAGFTHEPAIQLSENLLKLLPENQQKVFYSDNGSTAVEVALKMCIQHAYNRGKEKTKTLAFKNAYHGDTFGAMSVSGRSVWTKPFGEMLFEVIFIDTPNSGNLENLKKQIRNHANEIACFIYEPLIQGAAGMLMYDAEDLDELMKFCREQEILMVQDEVFTGFGRTGKLFAANHLSENPDIMCFSKGLTGGTMPMGITTCSNEIYNAFLSDEKYMALFHGHSFTANPLACTAALASMELLLNDETQENILRISEQHYKFSKILKQHPHVENVRQTGTILAWEIKNDQETSYFNEIGKKLYDDFLSRGIIMRPLGNVMYLVPPYCISAKELNFIYENILEVLNYV; this is encoded by the coding sequence ATGAATTTACAAGAACGCGACAGAGCTGTCAATTGGCATCCTTACACCCAAATGAAAACAGCAGATGATATTATTCCTATTATTAAAGGAAAAGGAGTTTATCTTTTTGATGATCAGGGAAATAAATATATTGATGCGGTTTCTTCGTGGTGGGTGACGCTTCACGGTCATGCGCATCCTTATATTGCACAGCGTGTTTCGGAACAATTGAATACCTTGGAGCAGGTTATTTTTGCAGGTTTTACGCATGAACCGGCCATACAGCTTTCTGAAAATTTATTAAAACTTTTACCCGAAAATCAACAAAAAGTTTTCTATTCTGACAACGGCTCAACTGCTGTGGAAGTTGCTTTAAAAATGTGCATTCAACACGCCTATAATCGGGGGAAAGAAAAAACAAAGACTTTAGCTTTTAAAAATGCTTATCATGGTGATACTTTCGGGGCAATGTCTGTGAGCGGAAGAAGTGTATGGACAAAACCTTTCGGTGAAATGCTCTTTGAAGTTATTTTCATTGATACTCCTAATTCTGGGAATTTGGAAAATTTAAAAAAACAAATCCGAAATCATGCGAATGAAATTGCATGTTTTATTTATGAGCCACTTATTCAAGGTGCAGCGGGAATGTTGATGTATGATGCTGAAGATTTAGATGAATTAATGAAATTCTGTCGAGAACAGGAGATTTTAATGGTTCAGGATGAAGTTTTTACCGGTTTTGGACGAACAGGTAAGCTTTTTGCAGCCAATCATCTTTCGGAAAACCCTGATATTATGTGTTTTTCAAAAGGTTTAACAGGCGGTACGATGCCAATGGGAATTACGACTTGTTCGAATGAAATTTACAATGCTTTTTTGTCAGATGAAAAATATATGGCATTATTTCATGGACATTCTTTCACTGCAAATCCGTTAGCTTGCACCGCGGCTTTGGCAAGTATGGAGTTGTTATTAAATGATGAAACTCAAGAAAATATTCTGAGAATTTCAGAACAACATTATAAATTTTCAAAAATATTAAAACAACATCCACACGTTGAAAATGTCCGACAGACAGGAACTATTTTGGCCTGGGAAATTAAAAATGATCAAGAAACCTCATATTTTAATGAGATTGGAAAAAAACTTTATGATGACTTTCTATCACGGGGAATCATTATGCGTCCATTAGGAAATGTAATGTATCTGGTGCCACCTTATTGCATTTCTGCAAAAGAATTGAATTTTATTTATGAAAATATTTTAGAAGTATTGAATTACGTTTAA
- a CDS encoding DUF2141 domain-containing protein yields MLQKIIGIIFLITINTSLFAQHHFTVEVSDLVPDKGSVYLGLYNKKGGFLKEDVAFANAKVKVAGNKVSYIFKNLPVGEYAVAVYQDVNNNGKCDRNMIGYPTEGFGFSKNYRPKLSAPAFDDVKIAVKQSTKASIALIGN; encoded by the coding sequence ATGTTACAGAAAATAATAGGGATAATATTCCTGATTACCATCAATACAAGTCTTTTTGCACAACATCACTTTACGGTGGAAGTATCTGATTTAGTACCTGATAAAGGCTCTGTCTATCTTGGACTTTACAATAAGAAGGGTGGTTTTTTGAAGGAAGATGTTGCCTTTGCCAATGCTAAAGTAAAGGTTGCGGGAAATAAGGTGAGCTACATATTTAAAAATCTGCCTGTCGGAGAATACGCCGTTGCAGTTTACCAAGATGTGAATAACAACGGAAAATGCGACCGAAATATGATCGGATATCCAACCGAAGGATTTGGTTTTTCAAAAAATTACAGACCCAAACTTTCCGCTCCCGCATTTGATGATGTGAAAATTGCAGTCAAGCAATCTACTAAAGCCAGTATTGCTTTGATTGGGAATTAA
- a CDS encoding GEVED domain-containing protein, translating to MYTCGSNASSPVTGTFNVPAVTYNGPNATRMIVVVSYAVAAGACSGNTYGEVEDYAVKFIDLQPCSTTTPVPTVSNMTSSTAYVSWISTANATYRIRWRQGTTGVWKLQPLGYVELAVGQSYYSITGLLEQTAYQVQIHAKCGTSWSAYKIYSASGRLVSSGLIVNNAIDVSSLINGLYIIDIEDVKGTVKKKFIKE from the coding sequence ATATATACTTGTGGCTCTAATGCTTCATCACCTGTTACAGGAACGTTCAATGTTCCAGCCGTAACTTACAATGGTCCTAATGCGACAAGAATGATAGTTGTAGTTTCCTATGCCGTCGCCGCTGGTGCTTGTTCAGGAAATACATACGGAGAAGTTGAGGATTATGCAGTTAAGTTTATCGATTTGCAGCCATGTAGTACAACGACTCCGGTGCCTACAGTTTCTAATATGACATCTTCCACAGCGTATGTGTCTTGGATTTCTACTGCTAATGCTACCTACAGAATCAGATGGAGACAAGGAACTACGGGAGTTTGGAAGTTGCAACCTTTAGGGTATGTAGAATTGGCTGTCGGACAAAGTTACTATTCAATCACCGGCCTTTTAGAGCAGACTGCTTATCAGGTACAGATTCATGCAAAATGTGGAACTAGCTGGAGTGCTTATAAAATTTACAGTGCTTCCGGAAGATTAGTGTCATCGGGTCTGATTGTAAATAACGCAATTGACGTAAGCAGCCTGATAAACGGATTGTACATCATCGATATAGAAGATGTAAAAGGTACGGTGAAGAAGAAATTTATTAAAGAATAA
- a CDS encoding TetR/AcrR family transcriptional regulator, whose product MELRKDRRVQYTKKVLREALFDLLKDKELSQISITELCKTADVNRNSFYRHYTIPMDILLELEEEVFEKLSAVLRKSYKMDEVILLSCQLLENDKEMSKIVFSKGDGSGILSRILTSVRNHFPVENQIELTPETQPFLEMAYQFGEKGSIAVIKNWVENDFAQPAESVAQMISYLVNKVNKL is encoded by the coding sequence ATGGAATTAAGAAAAGACCGACGGGTACAATATACCAAGAAAGTATTACGAGAGGCATTGTTTGACTTATTGAAGGACAAGGAACTGAGCCAAATCTCCATAACGGAATTATGTAAAACAGCAGATGTCAATAGAAATTCATTTTATCGGCATTATACGATTCCAATGGATATACTACTGGAGCTGGAAGAAGAAGTTTTTGAAAAATTGTCTGCCGTACTCCGTAAAAGCTACAAAATGGACGAGGTGATATTGCTTAGCTGCCAGCTGCTGGAAAATGACAAAGAGATGAGTAAAATAGTTTTCAGCAAAGGTGACGGAAGCGGAATTTTATCTCGCATCCTGACCAGTGTTAGAAATCATTTTCCGGTGGAAAATCAAATCGAACTCACCCCGGAAACACAGCCTTTTCTGGAAATGGCCTATCAATTCGGTGAAAAAGGAAGCATTGCTGTCATCAAAAACTGGGTTGAAAATGATTTTGCCCAACCTGCCGAAAGTGTTGCACAGATGATTAGCTATTTGGTCAATAAGGTCAATAAATTATAG
- a CDS encoding NAD-dependent epimerase/dehydratase family protein — protein MKNPNYEITVFDVKTRKSVKKLAPFRNRVEIVYGDICSASALEQVSQNKDVVIHLAAIIPPFADINPELAYKVNVQGTENLIHALEKKSPQCYLLFSSSISVYGDRINNPEISVNDPLKPSPGDQYGETKVLCEKAIVKSNLSWSIFRLAAIMGNHKISKLMFHMPLDTPMEICTPEDTGRAFANAIAFQDQLEKRIFNLGGGEDCVISYRSFLVKMFDAFGLGKVNFPEKAFAEKNFHCGILFDGHQLEKIIRFRQQSLADYFEMVHQQVNPFQKKITILFRNFIKRWLLSKSEPYQAYRNGNEEEMEHFFNKNEKKVIEPAYQ, from the coding sequence ATGAAAAATCCCAATTATGAAATTACTGTTTTTGATGTGAAAACTCGAAAATCCGTTAAAAAATTAGCACCTTTTCGTAACCGTGTAGAGATTGTTTATGGTGATATCTGCAGTGCTTCAGCGTTGGAACAAGTAAGTCAAAATAAGGACGTTGTTATTCATTTGGCGGCAATTATTCCGCCCTTTGCAGATATAAATCCCGAATTGGCTTACAAAGTCAATGTGCAGGGAACAGAAAATCTCATTCACGCATTGGAAAAAAAATCACCTCAATGTTATTTGCTCTTCAGCTCAAGTATTTCGGTGTATGGAGATCGTATTAATAACCCCGAAATCTCTGTGAATGACCCATTAAAACCTAGCCCCGGTGATCAATATGGTGAAACCAAGGTGCTATGTGAGAAGGCAATTGTAAAATCAAATTTATCTTGGTCGATTTTTCGTTTGGCTGCTATTATGGGTAATCATAAAATCTCAAAACTGATGTTTCATATGCCGCTCGATACGCCGATGGAAATCTGTACACCTGAAGATACGGGACGGGCTTTTGCCAATGCAATTGCTTTTCAAGACCAGCTTGAAAAACGGATTTTTAACTTAGGTGGGGGAGAAGACTGCGTTATTTCCTACCGTTCCTTCCTTGTGAAAATGTTTGATGCATTTGGACTTGGTAAGGTCAATTTTCCTGAAAAAGCATTTGCGGAGAAGAATTTTCATTGTGGAATACTATTTGACGGTCATCAACTTGAGAAAATTATCCGTTTTCGTCAACAGAGTTTAGCTGATTATTTCGAGATGGTTCATCAACAGGTTAATCCTTTTCAGAAAAAAATAACTATTCTTTTTAGAAACTTTATTAAACGCTGGTTGCTTTCAAAATCGGAACCCTATCAGGCTTACCGAAACGGGAATGAAGAAGAAATGGAACATTTTTTTAACAAAAATGAAAAAAAAGTTATAGAACCGGCTTATCAATAA